In Fodinibius saliphilus, a genomic segment contains:
- a CDS encoding alpha/beta hydrolase, with amino-acid sequence MNMRMLQTILWIGVSVLIGYMLILLLMYLLQSKLTYHPQKELIATPQSIGLSYQEANFHTEDNLKLHGWFVTANPSAPTILYAHGNAGNISGRLQSIQLLNSLGCNVFIFDYRGYGRSEGKPSEEGTYRDISAAWSYLVNQKKMNNDDIVIMGRSLGGAVAAWLAARKDPAAAVIESTFTSAADLGADLYPWLPVRWLLTYEYKTKEYVQQINAPLFMAHSRDDRVVPFHHGQELYAVANEPKTFVELKGSHGSGFWESGEVYSTALLDFLGRNTSLKSKMGK; translated from the coding sequence TGAATATGCGTATGCTGCAGACGATATTGTGGATAGGAGTCAGCGTACTAATCGGCTATATGCTGATTCTCTTATTAATGTACCTATTGCAATCAAAGTTGACCTATCATCCTCAAAAAGAGTTGATCGCTACCCCGCAAAGTATAGGCCTTTCTTATCAAGAAGCTAACTTCCACACCGAGGATAACCTCAAGCTCCATGGATGGTTTGTGACTGCAAACCCTTCAGCCCCTACCATACTATATGCACACGGTAATGCCGGGAATATTTCGGGTCGTCTTCAGAGTATTCAGCTTCTTAATAGTTTGGGCTGTAATGTATTTATATTCGATTATCGTGGATACGGCAGGAGTGAAGGGAAACCCAGCGAAGAAGGAACCTATCGTGACATTTCTGCAGCTTGGAGTTATTTGGTGAATCAAAAGAAGATGAATAATGATGATATTGTAATTATGGGACGGTCACTGGGGGGAGCAGTTGCTGCTTGGCTGGCCGCTCGTAAAGATCCTGCCGCCGCAGTTATTGAATCCACTTTTACTTCAGCAGCAGATCTGGGAGCAGATCTCTATCCATGGTTGCCGGTACGTTGGTTGCTAACATACGAATACAAAACAAAAGAGTATGTTCAACAAATTAATGCCCCTTTGTTTATGGCCCACAGCCGAGATGACCGAGTCGTGCCTTTCCATCATGGGCAAGAGTTGTATGCGGTAGCCAACGAGCCCAAGACATTTGTAGAGCTAAAGGGCAGTCACGGTTCAGGATTTTGGGAATCAGGAGAGGTTTATTCAA